Proteins encoded by one window of Halobaculum halobium:
- a CDS encoding dihydrofolate reductase gives MTDGSGSAVGGDAGGDTDADGDLRVSLIAAVAANGVIGADGGMPWHFPADMRHFKETTTGHPVIMGRRTYESIASDIGGPLPDRTNIVLSRSGPDLPDDVIVAESVDEALAAARADAVARGVATVYVAGGGAVYEQFLPLADELTLTEVHDSYDGDTTFPEFDADHWRELERTERDAFDFVAYERRE, from the coding sequence ATGACCGACGGGTCCGGCTCGGCCGTGGGCGGTGACGCCGGCGGCGACACCGACGCCGATGGCGACCTTCGCGTCTCGCTCATCGCCGCCGTCGCGGCCAACGGCGTCATCGGCGCCGACGGCGGGATGCCGTGGCACTTCCCCGCCGACATGCGCCACTTCAAGGAGACCACCACCGGTCACCCCGTGATCATGGGGCGACGGACGTACGAGTCGATCGCGAGCGACATCGGCGGGCCGCTCCCCGACCGCACGAACATCGTGCTCTCGCGATCGGGCCCCGATCTCCCGGACGACGTGATCGTCGCCGAATCCGTCGACGAAGCGCTCGCGGCCGCACGCGCCGACGCCGTCGCCCGAGGCGTCGCGACGGTCTACGTCGCCGGCGGCGGCGCCGTCTACGAACAGTTCCTCCCGCTGGCGGACGAACTGACGTTGACAGAAGTCCACGACTCGTACGACGGCGATACCACCTTTCCCGAGTTCGACGCCGACCACTGGCGGGAACTCGAGCGCACCGAGCGCGACGCGTTCGACTTCGTCGCCTACGAACGCCGGGAGTAG
- a CDS encoding lamin tail domain-containing protein has translation MARPRLAALACCLLLVLAGCVVGPAGSDATPDGEGTATAPPGSDGTPATAAPPADGPRVTVVEVVDGDTFRFEYENGTTDTARLLGVDTPEVYGENTPDEFEGVPDTEAGRTCLREYGERASAYAKNRLLGEEVTLAFDANEPRRGYYDRLLVYVHHDGGSFNYALIDRGLARVYDSSFERGDAFYAAEERAMTAGRGLWSCREGTPGPAGDDETTATASATATPAGDGVVVSRIHADAEGDDGENLNDEYVVLTNRDEEAVDLSGWTLSDEAGFTYEFPDGTTLAAGATVTLHVGSGEDTDSDLYWGRGRPTLNNDGETVTLRDASGTYVAERST, from the coding sequence ATGGCTCGCCCCCGTCTCGCCGCGCTCGCGTGCTGTCTCCTGCTCGTGCTGGCGGGGTGTGTCGTCGGTCCCGCGGGCAGCGACGCGACCCCCGACGGCGAGGGCACCGCGACGGCGCCGCCCGGGTCGGACGGAACGCCGGCGACCGCCGCCCCGCCGGCGGACGGACCTCGCGTCACGGTCGTCGAGGTCGTCGACGGCGACACGTTCCGGTTCGAGTACGAGAACGGCACGACCGACACCGCGCGACTCCTCGGCGTCGACACCCCAGAGGTCTACGGCGAGAACACGCCCGACGAGTTCGAGGGCGTCCCCGACACGGAGGCCGGCCGGACGTGCCTGCGCGAGTACGGCGAGCGCGCCAGCGCCTACGCGAAGAACCGCCTCCTCGGGGAGGAAGTGACGCTGGCGTTCGACGCGAACGAGCCACGCCGCGGCTACTACGATCGGCTGCTCGTGTACGTCCACCACGACGGCGGCTCGTTCAACTACGCGCTGATCGACCGAGGGCTCGCCCGCGTGTACGACTCCTCGTTCGAGCGCGGGGACGCGTTCTACGCCGCGGAGGAGCGCGCGATGACGGCGGGTCGCGGACTGTGGTCCTGCCGCGAGGGGACGCCCGGTCCCGCCGGCGACGACGAGACGACCGCAACCGCGTCCGCGACGGCGACGCCCGCAGGCGACGGGGTGGTCGTTTCACGCATCCACGCCGACGCCGAGGGCGACGACGGCGAGAACCTCAACGACGAGTACGTCGTGCTCACGAACCGCGACGAGGAGGCGGTCGACCTCTCGGGATGGACGCTGTCGGACGAGGCGGGCTTCACCTACGAGTTCCCCGACGGCACGACGCTGGCGGCGGGTGCGACTGTCACGCTCCACGTCGGCAGCGGCGAGGACACCGACTCCGACCTGTACTGGGGTCGGGGGCGACCGACGCTGAACAACGACGGCGAGACCGTGACCCTGCGCGACGCGAGCGGCACCTACGTCGCCGAGCGGTCGACCTGA
- a CDS encoding class I SAM-dependent methyltransferase: protein MSTADPATDDTGADSDPFGRAVRDFHRGEQSDPLWCVDGDERLEHPIQRFYFEERDESVYETLEEDGVATPLLDLGAGAGRDVLRFQERYDGETVGLEPSPHLVETMRERGVASAVRGDMFALRESFDRDRFRAVYAHGTQLGLARPPHRLRGFLGDLAVVTTDDAVAVLDNYDPEADGARDLLGWRPDPTPGMGYRVMHFEYEGDVGDALLFRPFAPDVLREACVGSEWSVASVRYTSDHHYEAVLRKP, encoded by the coding sequence ATGTCGACCGCCGATCCGGCGACCGACGATACCGGGGCCGACAGCGACCCGTTCGGCCGCGCGGTCCGTGACTTCCACCGCGGCGAACAGTCAGACCCGCTGTGGTGTGTCGACGGGGACGAGCGGTTGGAGCATCCGATCCAGCGGTTCTACTTCGAGGAGCGAGACGAGTCGGTGTACGAGACGCTCGAGGAGGATGGAGTGGCGACGCCGCTGCTCGACCTCGGCGCGGGCGCCGGGCGCGACGTGCTCCGGTTTCAGGAACGCTACGACGGCGAGACCGTCGGACTCGAACCGTCTCCTCACCTCGTGGAGACGATGCGCGAGCGCGGCGTCGCGTCGGCGGTTCGAGGCGACATGTTCGCGCTGCGCGAGTCGTTCGACCGCGACCGATTCAGAGCCGTCTACGCCCACGGCACCCAACTCGGCCTGGCGCGCCCGCCGCACCGCCTCCGTGGGTTCCTCGGCGATCTCGCGGTCGTGACCACCGACGACGCCGTTGCCGTGCTCGACAACTACGACCCCGAGGCGGACGGCGCGCGCGATCTCCTGGGGTGGCGGCCCGACCCGACGCCGGGAATGGGCTACCGCGTGATGCACTTCGAGTACGAGGGGGACGTGGGCGACGCCCTGCTGTTCCGGCCGTTCGCGCCCGACGTGCTCCGGGAGGCGTGTGTCGGCTCCGAGTGGTCGGTCGCCTCGGTGCGGTACACCAGCGACCACCACTACGAGGCGGTGTTGCGGAAGCCCTGA
- a CDS encoding YqjF family protein — protein MVLPLEMGWRHLLFENWPVDPDVMDAHLPDGLDPDTYDGAAWLSVVPFTNVAVRPKGLPAGAGIRLPELNVRTYVTRDGVPSVYFFSLDAQGVASVVGARVFHHLPYYYARISLGPDGRGGVRFRSRRLHPGSRPARYEAAYRPTGEAFRAPDDPMAEFLVERYRFYTEAQDGSIRYTDVEHEPWTLYPAEADVDANTLLKSHGFAEPDADPVYHYSRGLNVVTSRSKRL, from the coding sequence ATGGTCCTCCCGCTGGAGATGGGCTGGCGACACCTCCTGTTCGAGAACTGGCCGGTCGATCCCGACGTGATGGACGCGCACCTCCCCGACGGGCTCGATCCGGATACCTACGACGGCGCCGCGTGGCTGTCCGTCGTCCCGTTCACGAACGTCGCCGTCCGTCCGAAAGGTCTCCCGGCGGGGGCCGGCATCCGCCTGCCCGAGTTGAACGTTCGCACGTACGTGACCCGCGACGGCGTCCCGAGCGTCTACTTCTTCAGCCTCGACGCGCAGGGCGTCGCGAGCGTCGTCGGCGCTCGCGTGTTCCACCATCTTCCGTACTACTACGCTCGGATCTCGCTCGGTCCGGACGGTCGCGGCGGCGTCCGCTTCCGGAGCCGGCGACTTCACCCCGGTTCGCGACCGGCACGCTACGAGGCGGCGTACCGCCCGACGGGCGAGGCGTTCCGAGCCCCCGACGACCCCATGGCCGAGTTCCTCGTGGAGCGCTACCGCTTTTACACCGAGGCGCAGGACGGGTCGATCCGGTACACGGACGTGGAGCACGAGCCGTGGACGCTGTACCCCGCCGAGGCCGACGTGGACGCGAACACACTGCTGAAGTCGCACGGCTTCGCCGAGCCGGACGCCGACCCGGTGTACCACTACAGCCGCGGGCTGAACGTGGTCACCTCGCGGAGCAAGCGGTTGTAG
- a CDS encoding tautomerase family protein: protein MPHLRFDLSVAVTDRERASFADWVAETYAEVMDTGTDHVGVVVVETDPQLGGADPDGPVALVNADVRVGRTVEQRHALARRLTAELGERFGIPEQTVYVVFTAHEGQEFVLGGDPLEAWDPAERDDAGVGGDDGE from the coding sequence GTGCCACACCTACGCTTCGACCTCTCGGTGGCCGTCACCGACCGTGAGCGCGCGTCGTTCGCCGACTGGGTCGCGGAGACCTACGCCGAGGTCATGGACACCGGAACCGACCACGTCGGGGTGGTCGTCGTGGAAACCGACCCCCAGTTGGGCGGTGCCGACCCCGATGGTCCGGTCGCGCTCGTGAACGCGGACGTCCGCGTCGGTCGGACCGTCGAGCAGCGCCACGCGCTCGCCCGCCGGCTGACCGCCGAACTCGGTGAACGGTTCGGAATCCCGGAACAGACGGTGTACGTCGTCTTCACGGCACACGAAGGCCAGGAGTTCGTCCTCGGCGGCGACCCGCTCGAGGCGTGGGACCCGGCCGAGCGCGATGACGCGGGCGTCGGAGGCGACGACGGGGAGTGA
- a CDS encoding DUF7522 family protein: MTQLLPDEAADRLVSTCRTTVGDNARSVTFFSRTDHEQLYLRDDLEQDADLMAFIGTERQDFAMASDGYSGTELGEYRYTLRVFENGYAVRIDGRDKGVLVTSDGMELRDFNHLASAVSATLEEWEGEI, encoded by the coding sequence ATGACCCAACTGCTCCCCGATGAGGCCGCGGATCGACTCGTCTCGACGTGCCGGACCACCGTCGGCGACAACGCGCGATCGGTGACGTTCTTCTCGCGCACCGACCACGAGCAGTTGTACCTGCGCGACGACCTCGAACAAGACGCCGACCTGATGGCGTTCATCGGCACCGAGCGGCAGGACTTCGCGATGGCAAGCGACGGCTACTCCGGCACGGAGTTGGGCGAGTATCGCTACACCCTGCGCGTGTTCGAAAACGGCTACGCCGTCCGCATCGACGGGCGCGACAAGGGCGTGCTCGTCACCAGCGACGGGATGGAGCTTCGCGACTTCAACCACCTCGCCAGCGCCGTCTCCGCGACGTTGGAGGAGTGGGAAGGCGAGATCTGA